The DNA segment GAGATCTACCATTCGACTCCGGATGATGACCCCGAGGGGCATTTCGTGATGGACATCTGCATGCCTCTTCAAACCCTGGGGGGAGCGGACGATGAGAACGATAGATCTGAAGTTGAAGGTGAAGCCCTACTACACCCAGCGTCGTGGGATTGTATCCATCATCGATGTCCCTGCATTCACCTTTCTCATGGTGGATGGGGAGGGTGATCCGAACACGTCGCCCGCGTTCAGCGAGGCGTGCGAACTCCTTTTCTCGCTGTCGTACACGCTCAAGTTCATGTTGAAGTTGGACAAGAAGACGTATGACTATCCCGTGATGGGGCTCGAAGGGTTGTGGTGGACGAAGGATATGGCGCAGTTCTCACTCGACCGCAAGGACCTCTGGGAGTGGACGGTGATGATCCTCCAGCCGGAGGTCATCACGCCGGCGTTGCATGCCGAGGCTGTGGTGAAATTACGGAAGAAGAAGCCCCTTGCGTCGATTGGCCGGGAGCGGCTGGAGGCCTTCGAAGAAGGGAAGAGCGCTCAGATCCTTCACGTCGGCCCGTTCAGCACCGAAGGTCCGACGGTCGCGCAGCTGCACGACCATATTGCCCATGAAGGACTGCGCCTGCGCGGCAAGCACCATGAGATCTACTTCGGCGATCCGCGGCGTACCGCCCCGGAGAAATTGAAGACGATCATCCGCCAACCCGTGGTGTGACCTGGAATTTACGGGTGCACCGCCGTCTATAACGCCAGCCCCGCAAGGAATGTGAGCCGGTTCGGAGCGGGGCCGATCGCCGGAACAACACCGTTCGGCGTCAACGTGTCGATCAACCGCGGAAGAAGTGTTGCGAGGCGGGTCAGCGCAGCGTCATCGGTCAGGCCCGTCTGCATGGCGATGCCCTGCACCGCTGTTTCACCGAGACCCGTCCGGATCTGTTCCTTTGTCGCCGTATTGGCACCGGTGCCTATCCACGACCCCATGAGCTCGCCGAGCCCGGCTTCGTTGAACTGCGCTACGACACCGGCCAGCCCACCCGGGTGCCTGCCGATCATGTCCATGATGGCATTGTAGAGTGCGACCTGTGATGCGCCGCCACCCAATACCTGCCACGTGAGACTGTCGAGGAAACCCATTGCGATCCCTTTATGGCCGGTTGCGGCCTCAACCATCATAGTATTCGTCTGCTCGCCTCTGAATCGAACAACCTGTCCGAAGTCCGATCGGGCGATAGGAATACGCTTGCCAAAGTCGTGCCACGGTCCGGACGAGCGTGATCGTTCTTTTCACCTGTGATTCAAGGTGATTGCGGGGTGGCCTCATGTCGCGGCCGCGATGCTCACGGGTGTCTCACGACATACCGTGGAGCCGCGAGAGGCAGAGGGCGTCCCGGGGCCGGTGGGTTCTCCTGATCCGTTTGGATATTCGTACCCTCCATCGTATCTTTGTGAACCTCGTTCGTTGGTCCTGGTTATCCACGCCCTGGGCG comes from the Ignavibacteriota bacterium genome and includes:
- a CDS encoding GyrI-like domain-containing protein encodes the protein MRTIDLKLKVKPYYTQRRGIVSIIDVPAFTFLMVDGEGDPNTSPAFSEACELLFSLSYTLKFMLKLDKKTYDYPVMGLEGLWWTKDMAQFSLDRKDLWEWTVMILQPEVITPALHAEAVVKLRKKKPLASIGRERLEAFEEGKSAQILHVGPFSTEGPTVAQLHDHIAHEGLRLRGKHHEIYFGDPRRTAPEKLKTIIRQPVV
- a CDS encoding DUF937 domain-containing protein, which codes for MMVEAATGHKGIAMGFLDSLTWQVLGGGASQVALYNAIMDMIGRHPGGLAGVVAQFNEAGLGELMGSWIGTGANTATKEQIRTGLGETAVQGIAMQTGLTDDAALTRLATLLPRLIDTLTPNGVVPAIGPAPNRLTFLAGLAL